Proteins encoded in a region of the Bombyx mori chromosome 23, ASM3026992v2 genome:
- the LOC101744102 gene encoding glutarate-semialdehyde dehydrogenase → MHILYLRTYLLRSGNLVESQKMYINQCRRLHLLRNQAYVNGEWVKAKSNLVFAVHNPADDSVVAEVPDMDSKDAQNALLTASNAFQTWKDTTAKERSRILRRWFDLCEKNTDNLAEVITAESGKPLAEAKGEVAYGNSFLEWFADSARHINGEIIPSPWPNKQILLTRNPLGVVSVITPWNFPFAMITRKVGALMAAGCTCVIKPSEDTPLSALAAVELAHQAGVPKGVVNVVTTSRKNAPTVGKVMCEDEYVRCISFTGSTTVGKILYGLAAKGIKRVALELGGNAPFIVFPSADIDHAVDQAMLAKFRNNGQACIGANRFLIHEIVFDDFVKKFKARIEKKCVLGPGTKEGVTCGPLINNEQAKKVSGLVDDAVAKGAKVLSGGKFAKNLGNKFYESTLLVDVNQDMQIFKEEVFGPVATCIKMKSEEEALKMANSTRSGLAAYIFTKDLGQAFRMSKNLEFGMVAINDGILSAAEPAFGGVKESGIGREGSLHGAVEYTDLKYTLMSGLDK, encoded by the coding sequence ATGCACATATTATATTTGAGAACATATCTTTTACGTTCCGGGAACCTAGTTGAAAGCcaaaaaatgtacataaatcAATGCAGACGTTTGCATTTATTGAGGAATCAAGCCTATGTGAACGGAGAATGGGTTAAGGCAAAAAGTAATTTGGTGTTTGCAGTTCATAATCCAGCTGACGACAGTGTAGTAGCAGAGGTGCCGGATATGGATTCAAAAGATGCACAGAACGCGTTACTAACCGCATCTAATGCGTTTCAAACATGGAAAGATACTACCGCAAAAGAACGGTCTCGTATTTTAAGGAGGTGGTTTGACTTATGTGAAAAAAATACCGATAATTTGGCAGAAGTGATAACAGCTGAATCTGGGAAACCACTCGCTGAGGCCAAAGGGGAAGTTGCTTATGGTAATTCGTTCCTGGAGTGGTTTGCGGATAGTGCTCGTCATATTAATGGAGAAATCATACCGAGCCCATGGCCGAATAAGCAGATACTTCTCACACGAAACCCTCTTGGAGTTGTTTCTGTAATTACTCCCTGGAACTTCCCCTTTGCAATGATAACTAGAAAAGTTGGGGCTTTAATGGCAGCTGGGTGTACCTGTGTCATTAAGCCTTCTGAAGACACACCATTATCTGCACTTGCAGCTGTTGAATTGGCTCATCAAGCTGGAGTTCCTAAAGGTGTAGTTAATGTTGTTACGACAAGTAGAAAAAATGCTCCTACAGTTGGAAAAGTCATGTGTGAAGATGAATATGTGAGGTGCATATCATTTACAGGTTCCACAACTGTAGGAAAAATTTTATATGGACTTGCAGCCAAAGGCATTAAAAGAGTTGCTTTGGAATTGGGAGGCAACGCTCCATTCATTGTTTTCCCAAGTGCTGATATTGATCATGCTGTTGATCAAGCAATGCTGGCTAAATTTAGAAATAATGGCCAAGCTTGTATTGGAGCAAATAGGTTTTTGATACATGAGATAGTATTTGATGACTTTGTTAAAAAGTTTAAGGccagaattgaaaaaaaatgtgtattagGACCTGGTACAAAGGAAGGTGTCACTTGTGGACCACTTATAAATAATGAGCAAGCCAAGAAAGTATCCGGACTTGTTGATGATGCTGTTGCAAAAGGTGCCAAGGTGCTTTCAGGAGGGAAATTTGCAAAGAATCTGGGGAATAAGTTTTATGAATCCACTTTACTTGTTGATGTTAACCAGGATATGCAAATATTTAAAGAAGAAGTGTTTGGCCCAGTAGCTACTTGTATAAAAATGAAGAGTGAAGAGGAGGCATTAAAAATGGCCAATAGCACAAGAAGTGGATTAGCTGCTTACATTTTCACGAAAGATTTAGGTCAAGCATTTAGAATGTCTAAGAATCTTGAATTTGGCATGGTTGCTATAAATGATGGGATTTTGTCTGCAGCAGAACCAGCATTTGGAGGTGTTAAAGAGTCTGGTATAGGGCGTGAAGGCAGCCTCCATGGTGCAGTGGAGTATACTGATTTAAAGTACACACTAATGTCAGGattggataaataa